The proteins below are encoded in one region of Aeromonas veronii:
- a CDS encoding TerC family protein, translated as MLEWIADPSAWVALATLTLLEIVLGIDNIIFISILVGRLPEAQRQRARILGLGLAMGTRILLLLSLAWVMRLTEPLFSVLGEAISGRDLILLIGGLFLIAKSTHEIHHSLEGAADEQSTVSKAAGFMSTLVQIAILDIIFSLDSVITAVGMADHVPVMVLAIIIAVGVMMFAAKAIGDFVDTHPTIKMLALSFLILVGVALMAEGLDLHIPKGYIYFAMAFSLVVEMINIRLRDHMARSK; from the coding sequence ATGCTGGAATGGATTGCTGACCCCTCAGCCTGGGTCGCGCTCGCCACCCTGACCCTGCTCGAGATCGTGCTGGGTATCGACAACATCATCTTCATCTCCATCCTGGTGGGCCGCCTGCCGGAAGCCCAGCGCCAGCGTGCCCGGATCCTGGGCCTCGGCCTCGCCATGGGGACCCGCATCCTGCTGCTGCTCTCCCTCGCCTGGGTGATGCGCCTCACCGAACCGCTCTTCTCCGTGCTGGGCGAAGCCATCTCGGGCCGGGATCTCATCTTGCTGATCGGGGGCCTGTTCCTCATCGCCAAGAGTACCCACGAGATCCACCACAGCCTGGAAGGGGCCGCCGACGAACAGAGCACGGTAAGCAAGGCGGCGGGCTTCATGTCCACCCTGGTGCAGATCGCCATCCTGGACATCATCTTCAGCCTGGACTCGGTCATCACGGCCGTCGGCATGGCGGATCACGTGCCGGTCATGGTGCTGGCCATCATCATCGCGGTTGGCGTCATGATGTTCGCTGCCAAGGCCATCGGTGACTTCGTCGATACCCACCCCACCATCAAGATGCTGGCCCTATCCTTCCTCATCCTGGTCGGGGTCGCCCTGATGGCGGAAGGGCTGGATCTGCACATTCCCAAGGGCTACATCTACTTCGCCATGGCCTTCTCGCTGGTGGTGGAGATGATCAACATTCGCCTGCGGGATCACATGGCGCGCAGCAAATAA
- a CDS encoding ATP-NAD kinase family protein, producing MFRLGLIINPVAGIGGAVGLKGSDGVVAEALARGAVPKARERARQALLPLCGLSQPFELLTVGGEMGGELAASLQLPHTIVHQPASPSSAADTRIAAALLRDAEVDLLLFAGGDGTARDICAAVGESCHVLGIPAGCKIHSGVYGVTPAASGRVVARMIAGELLSLIDAEVVDIDEEAFRAGKVRARHYGQMQVPGDLRYVQATKQGGRESEALVLADLAAGVVEEMEPDTLYLMGSGSTVAACMGELGLENTLLGVDLVENGRLIGQDLSATEILTRIRGRRCRLIITLIGGQGHLFGRGNQQLSPEVIRTVGREHIQVLATKAKLAALDGRPLLVDTDDPALNRSLSGYLRITTGYKDQVIYPVANPE from the coding sequence ATGTTTCGTTTAGGGCTTATTATCAACCCGGTCGCCGGCATTGGCGGGGCCGTGGGGCTCAAGGGCAGTGACGGCGTGGTGGCCGAGGCGCTGGCGCGGGGTGCAGTCCCAAAAGCCCGGGAGCGGGCTCGTCAGGCCCTGCTGCCCCTGTGTGGCCTGAGCCAACCCTTCGAACTGTTGACGGTCGGGGGGGAGATGGGGGGCGAGCTGGCCGCGTCGCTGCAACTGCCCCATACCATCGTGCATCAGCCAGCCTCCCCGAGCAGCGCCGCCGACACCCGCATCGCAGCCGCCCTGCTGCGCGATGCCGAGGTGGATCTGCTGCTGTTCGCCGGTGGCGACGGTACCGCCCGGGACATCTGCGCCGCGGTGGGGGAGTCCTGCCACGTGCTCGGCATCCCGGCGGGGTGCAAGATCCACTCCGGGGTCTACGGGGTTACCCCCGCCGCCAGCGGCCGGGTGGTCGCCAGGATGATCGCCGGTGAACTGCTGAGTCTCATCGACGCCGAGGTGGTGGACATCGACGAGGAGGCGTTCCGGGCCGGCAAGGTGCGGGCGCGCCACTATGGCCAGATGCAGGTGCCCGGGGATCTGCGCTACGTGCAGGCCACCAAGCAGGGCGGGCGGGAGTCCGAGGCGCTGGTGCTCGCCGATCTCGCCGCCGGCGTGGTGGAGGAGATGGAGCCCGACACCCTCTATTTGATGGGCTCCGGCAGCACGGTGGCTGCCTGCATGGGGGAGCTGGGTCTGGAAAATACCCTGCTCGGTGTGGATCTGGTGGAAAATGGCCGGCTTATCGGGCAGGATCTGTCCGCCACCGAGATCCTGACCCGGATCCGTGGCCGTCGCTGCCGCCTGATCATCACCCTGATCGGTGGCCAGGGACATCTGTTCGGGCGCGGAAATCAGCAACTGAGTCCAGAGGTGATCCGGACCGTCGGACGCGAGCACATCCAGGTGCTCGCTACCAAAGCCAAGCTGGCGGCACTCGATGGCCGTCCGCTGCTGGTGGATACCGATGACCCGGCACTGAACCGGTCGTTAAGTGGTTATCTGCGCATAACCACCGGATACAAGGATCAGGTCATCTACCCGGTGGCCAACCCGGAATAG
- a CDS encoding YfcL family protein, translated as MTIHDFEHKLLGLIDAMVATASEDELFAGGYLRGHISLAVARAELEGKTLVRDVKSYVLRSLNEAILQGELSEQDEELVQDMWKRLQQQVEA; from the coding sequence ATGACGATTCACGATTTTGAACACAAGTTGTTGGGACTGATCGACGCCATGGTCGCCACGGCCAGCGAAGACGAGCTGTTTGCGGGTGGCTACCTGCGCGGTCATATCTCCCTCGCCGTCGCCCGGGCCGAGCTGGAGGGCAAGACCCTGGTGCGGGACGTGAAGAGCTATGTGTTGCGTAGCCTGAACGAAGCCATCCTGCAGGGAGAGCTCTCCGAGCAGGACGAGGAGCTGGTGCAGGATATGTGGAAACGGCTGCAACAACAGGTAGAAGCTTGA